TCCGGATGAATCTCCCCTACAAACCCAATTTTTCTATTATCTACGAAAACTTCACTGGACTTCCCTGGGTGAAGGAACGGTACATTAGCATCCGTTTTAAATTTTACATTTTGTATCATAAGCCCATCAAAAAGATTCTCCACACATCCTTTTAGGTCGTAAAAATCAGAAAGTACTCCTTTGAAGTACCAGAGATTGTCATACCTTGAACCTGTAATAAGTCCTGCAATCCTCTCATTTTCGAGAGGAAGCTCCTCTTTCTCTTGTAATATAAATACCTTTCCTTTCTCAAATATCTTGAGATCAAAACAGCCGACATTTATATTTTTTCTCATCGTATCAAGAAGACCATATACCAGACCAGTTCTCATGACCGATTGATCTTCTGTAAGCGGATTTTTAATAATGACAAATTTTCTTCCTTCGTCATTTTTTTCCAGGCCAAGTATATTTGCCGACTCCGGGGTAATAAAACTATAATTTATTACCTCGGAATATCCCTGTCCGTTGAGGATATCCCTTATCTTATCTTCAAGAGTCTTCTCTTTGCTCCTTATATCGGATCTCATAGAAACTGCCGGAAGAGATGTGGGAATACTGTCATATCCGTATATTCTAACAATTTCTTCAATTAGGTCAATTTCCCTTGAAATATCTACCCTGAAGGTAGGTGGAGTTACATGATAATTCCCACTTTCCACCTTATTTACGGTCATCTCCAGGTTTTTCAGGATTTTCTTGATTTCACCGCCTTTTACCTTAATTCCAAGTATTTCATTTACTTTCTTTACTCCGAGAGGAATATTCTTTACGGGTTTTATCCTCTTGGGATATTTGTCAATATAATTCTTGCAAATCTTTCCACCCGAAAGGGCAGAAATCAACTGGGCCGCCCTGGCTGACGCCCTAACCACACCCTCGGGATCTACCCCACGCTCGAATCTAAAAGATGCATCAGTGCTCATCCCCAACCACTTGGAGGTCTTTCGAATCGAGGTTGGATCGAAATAAGCGCTTTCCAGAAGTACCGTTTCTGTATCGTCTATAACCTCCGAATTCAATCCCCCCATTATACCGGCAACCGCAACCGGTTTTACACCATCACATATCATCAAGGTATCGGCCTTCAGTATCCTTTCTTTTCCGTCCAGAGAAACAAATTCCTCTCCTTCTTGTGCACCACGGACAATAATCCTCCCCTCCTCGAGAAAACGAAAATCAAAAGCATGTAAGGGCTGACCAAACTCCATCATCACAAAGTTTGTTATGTCAACAATATTATTTATTGCACGCAGGCCAACGGCTTCAAGCCTCAATCGCATCCAGCGTGGAGAAGGATTGACATTGACGTTTTTGATTAATCTGGCGGTATACCTTGGACAGAGGTCTGGATTAAGTATTTCTACAGAGGTAATGTCTTTTATATCCTCTTCCGATTCCGAAATTACTATTTCCGGATACCTGAGTTTTTTTCCTGTAATAACAGCAACTTCTCTTGCAATCCCTATAATACCAAGGCAATCAGAACGGTTCGGCGTGATTCCAATATCAAAAACAGTGTCTTTCAAGTCCAGTGCATCTGTTAAATCTTCACCCGGAGAAAGCCCTTCGGGAAGTATCATTATACCAGAAGCATCTTCCCCGAGCCCAAGTTCATCTTCAGAACAGAGCATCCCGTAAGATTTTTCTCCCCTTATTTTAGAGCTTTTAATTGTATAACCGCCCGGTATTGTCGCACCCACCAAAGCTAAGGGAACGATATCCCCAATGTTCATGTTCTTTGCACCGCACACAACGGAATAAGTTTTATCTCCCGTCGTAACTTCACACAAAGAAAGTTTATCGGCACCTGGATGAGGCCTTATGGAAAGAATTTTTGCCACAACAACATTGGTAAATTCAGGAACTACCTCTCTCACAGAATCCACCTCAAGCCCCGCCATGGTCAACCTGTCGGCAAGTTCTCCCGGCCCTAATTCAACATCAACATAATCTTTAAGCCATCTAAGACTGACTAACATCTTGTATTTCCTTTAATTGGAAGAAAAAATATAGTTTAAAGTTTAAAGTTCAAAGTCTAAAGTTTGACGCGTTCGTAAAAAGTCTTTTCATAGCGAATCCAAGCATTTTGGGGAAAAGATGCTGGCAGTGTCTGGCGTTAAAAAAATCTAATTGTTTGAGTGCATTAGCACGAGTTTTTAGATTTTTAGCCAGGCAATGTCAGCATCCCCAAAATGGTTCTGAGCGAAGAAAACTAGCTTTTTACGAGTGCGTCAAGTTTTAAGATAAAATGAATCCTGAAAACCAGCATCAATTTTGAGAAGTGTTTCGTTTAAATATTGTTTTTACTGAAAGCTTACGGCTGACAGCTGATTGCTTACTAAAACTGTTCCAAAAATCTCTGGTCATTTTCATAAAATAATCTGATATCCGATATGCTGTATTTGAGCATGGCAATCCTCTCGACACCGAGACCAAAGGCAAATCCTGTTATTTCTTCCAGATCATAGTCAACTGCCTTGAAAACTTCCGGATCAACCATGCCCGCCCCAAGGATCTCAAGCCATCCGCTCTGACCACATACACGGCATCCAGCACCGCCGCAAATTATACATTGAATATCAACCTCTGCACTCGGTTCCGTGAATGGGAAGAAACTGGGACGAAATCTAAGGAGAGTATTTTCACCAAAGATTTTCTGGAGAAAGTACGTCAGAACACCTTTAAGATCACTAAAAGTAATACCTTTATCAACACAAAGACCCTCAATCTGGTGAAACATCGGGGTATGAGATATGTCTGAATCGTGCCGGTAAACCTTACCTGGCGACACAATCCTGACAGGTGGCCGTTGCTTTTCCATAATCCTGATTTGAACGGGAGATGTATGTGTACGAAGAACGATATTGTCCTCTACATAAAATGTGTCCTGCATGTCTCTGGCGGGATGATCTTGGGGAATGTTAAGGGCTTCAAAATTATAGTAGTCCAGCTCGACCTCCGGACCTTTTGCCACAGAAAAACCGAGCCCAAAAAAAATTTCACATATTTCGTCAGATACCTTAGTTATAGGATGGATTCTTCCATATTTCACTCCTCTGCCTGGAAGAGTTATATCGATCTTCTCATGCAGAAGTGCTTCGTATTTTCCCTGTAAGGAAATTTTTTCCAGGGCATTTTCTATCTTTACGGAAAGAGCTTCTTTTATCTCGTTTGCGAGTTTTCCCAGAAGCGGCCTTTGTTGCGGTGAGACACTCCCTATTTTACGAAGAAGTGCGGTAAGATAACCATTTCTCCCAAGGTATTGTGTGCGTATTTCAAGGATTTCTTCTTTGCTTTTTACAGAATTGAGTTGAGTTTCTGCTTCCCTCTGAAGCCCCACAAGATCTTCTCTCATGTCACCCGTTCACCCGTTGCAATGCTGACAATTTCTGAAAATCCCATGGGATCGTGAACAGCAAGGTCTGCAAGAATTTTTCTGTCTATCTCCACTCCGACCTTGTTCATGCCATCAATCAATCTGCTGTATGAAACATTGTTCATACGGGCGGCTGCGTTTATCCTGACTATCCATAGTTTCCTAAAGTCTCTTTTCCTCGCCTTTCTATCCCTATAGGCATACCTCATAGCCCGATCAACAGCTTCCGTAGCAGTCTTGAATAATCTGCTCCTCGCACCAAAATATCCTTTTGCCTGTTTAATGATCTTTTTTCTTCTCTTCCTGCTACTCACACTTTTTTTCACTCTCGGCATCTTTATCTCCTAATCCGGATCTGCTTAAAGCAGAGAATCCAGCACGGTATTTTTAAACAACAAATTCCAAATGAATCTCCAAGTAACTGGAGTGAACTAAAGTGATTAAAGTTGAAAATTCTTATCCATAACTTTAGGTCACTTTAGGCACTCTAAACTTTAGGCACTTATATCACGCATAAGGAATCAACTTCTTAATATTCTTCACATTTGTCTTATCCATAATGGCAGACTTTCTCAAGCCCCTTTTCTTTTTAGACGTTTTCTTAGTAAGGATATGGCTGGCAAAAGCCTTTTTTCTCTTTATCTTTCCTGTTCCAGTCAGGCTAAATCTCTTGGCCGCTCCTCTGTGTGTCTTAATCTTTGGCATCAAATCACCCCTGTATCATTATATGAACATTCAGTATTCAAATATCAGTCATTAAAAATATTAGTTGTCTTTATAATTTTTTATTTTTTAGGAGATATTATCATTACCATGTTTCTTCCCTCAAGCTTCGGATGCTTATCAATGACGCACGTATCTTCCAGCTCATTCTTTATCTCCTCCATGATCTTCTTACCCAGATCAGCATATACTATCTCTCTTCCCCGGAACATCATGGTTATCTTTACTTTGTTGTTTTGATCGAGAAATTTTCTTATATGACGAAGTTTAAACTGTAAATCATGATCCTCGATCTTTGGTCTCACCCTGACCTCTTTTATCTGAATCGTGGCCGCACCTTTTTTAGCTACCTGAAATTTTTTACTCTGCTGATACCTGAATTTTCCATAGTCCATGATCCGGCACACAGGTGGCGAAGAATTAGGGGCAACTTCCACCAGATCCAGACCCGCCTTATCAGCCTCTACCAAGGCATCCACCAAAGGTAATATTCCCAACTGTTTCCCTTCAGAATCAATAACTCTAACACTGTCAGCCTTGATCCCACGATTTATTCTTAAATTCTTATCTATAAGTCACCTCCCACATTTTAAGTGCCTAAATTTCAAAGTGCCTAAAGTGAACTAAAGTTATAGCTAAGTATTTTCAACTTTAGGCACTTTAGGCATTTTAGGCACTCTTTACTCATACTTACTACACTTTTCTCTAACCAGGGAAACAAAATCAGCCACGCTGATTGATCCAAGATTTTTTCCATCCCTCTGTCTGGGAGAAACACTCTCAGAATCGACCTCTTTGTCACCGATTACCAACATATAAGGGATTTTTTGCATTTGTGCTTCCCTTATCTTGTATCCTAATTTTTCGTTCCTGAAACCCCTTTCCAGCCGGATACCAGCATCGAAAAGTTGCCTGTAAACTTTTTCACCGTAAGGTATCTGTTTCTCAGTAACTGTAAGCAAAATCGCCTGTACCGGTGACAACCATACAGGAAAGGCACCAACATAATGCTCAATTAACACCCCCATAAACCTTTCTATGGCGCCCAGAATAACCCTGTGCAGCATAACCGGTCTATGCCTTTCACCATCAGACCCGATATAGTTGAGATCAAACCTGTCAGGCAGGGTAAAATCGCATTGTATTGTCGCACATTGCCAGCTTCTTTTCAAGGCATCCTTCAGCTTAAAGTCTATCTTTGGACCATAAAAAGCCCCGTCTCCTTCATTAATATCATAAGACATATTTTTGTCTTTAAGCGCATGTTCCAACGCTGAAGTAGCCAGCTCCCAATCCTCATCGGAACCTATCGAGTCCCCCGGT
This sequence is a window from Syntrophales bacterium. Protein-coding genes within it:
- the pheT gene encoding phenylalanine--tRNA ligase subunit beta, with the protein product MLVSLRWLKDYVDVELGPGELADRLTMAGLEVDSVREVVPEFTNVVVAKILSIRPHPGADKLSLCEVTTGDKTYSVVCGAKNMNIGDIVPLALVGATIPGGYTIKSSKIRGEKSYGMLCSEDELGLGEDASGIMILPEGLSPGEDLTDALDLKDTVFDIGITPNRSDCLGIIGIAREVAVITGKKLRYPEIVISESEEDIKDITSVEILNPDLCPRYTARLIKNVNVNPSPRWMRLRLEAVGLRAINNIVDITNFVMMEFGQPLHAFDFRFLEEGRIIVRGAQEGEEFVSLDGKERILKADTLMICDGVKPVAVAGIMGGLNSEVIDDTETVLLESAYFDPTSIRKTSKWLGMSTDASFRFERGVDPEGVVRASARAAQLISALSGGKICKNYIDKYPKRIKPVKNIPLGVKKVNEILGIKVKGGEIKKILKNLEMTVNKVESGNYHVTPPTFRVDISREIDLIEEIVRIYGYDSIPTSLPAVSMRSDIRSKEKTLEDKIRDILNGQGYSEVINYSFITPESANILGLEKNDEGRKFVIIKNPLTEDQSVMRTGLVYGLLDTMRKNINVGCFDLKIFEKGKVFILQEKEELPLENERIAGLITGSRYDNLWYFKGVLSDFYDLKGCVENLFDGLMIQNVKFKTDANVPFLHPGKSSEVFVDNRKIGFVGEIHPEILEKMNLKRNAVVFELDFDFLARLYNNTESAVYKEIPRFPLITRDVAFLVGKDVEGGRIQDLVFEENEDLLEKVVVFDVYYGKNIPDDMKSLALRFTYRSPDKTLTDDEVDKVHNRIAERIVNLTKAKIRGKED
- the pheS gene encoding phenylalanine--tRNA ligase subunit alpha, translating into MREDLVGLQREAETQLNSVKSKEEILEIRTQYLGRNGYLTALLRKIGSVSPQQRPLLGKLANEIKEALSVKIENALEKISLQGKYEALLHEKIDITLPGRGVKYGRIHPITKVSDEICEIFFGLGFSVAKGPEVELDYYNFEALNIPQDHPARDMQDTFYVEDNIVLRTHTSPVQIRIMEKQRPPVRIVSPGKVYRHDSDISHTPMFHQIEGLCVDKGITFSDLKGVLTYFLQKIFGENTLLRFRPSFFPFTEPSAEVDIQCIICGGAGCRVCGQSGWLEILGAGMVDPEVFKAVDYDLEEITGFAFGLGVERIAMLKYSISDIRLFYENDQRFLEQF
- the rplT gene encoding 50S ribosomal protein L20; the encoded protein is MPRVKKSVSSRKRRKKIIKQAKGYFGARSRLFKTATEAVDRAMRYAYRDRKARKRDFRKLWIVRINAAARMNNVSYSRLIDGMNKVGVEIDRKILADLAVHDPMGFSEIVSIATGERVT
- the rpmI gene encoding 50S ribosomal protein L35; protein product: MPKIKTHRGAAKRFSLTGTGKIKRKKAFASHILTKKTSKKKRGLRKSAIMDKTNVKNIKKLIPYA
- the infC gene encoding translation initiation factor IF-3, giving the protein MDKNLRINRGIKADSVRVIDSEGKQLGILPLVDALVEADKAGLDLVEVAPNSSPPVCRIMDYGKFRYQQSKKFQVAKKGAATIQIKEVRVRPKIEDHDLQFKLRHIRKFLDQNNKVKITMMFRGREIVYADLGKKIMEEIKNELEDTCVIDKHPKLEGRNMVMIISPKK